One Octopus sinensis linkage group LG11, ASM634580v1, whole genome shotgun sequence genomic window carries:
- the LOC115217333 gene encoding uncharacterized protein LOC115217333 isoform X1 translates to MTLRSLPSNMPNFLDHYAGPYPIHQLVAAQRTLIYGFNNKSSKIFDRIYKVMLRENCRSAAPLNNEVYSSDGFQYTLSSSSQPEQKRKAPVDDDSSLSINIDHQDPPAKNIKLKKSKALENNSLQIESSKLLVCYKCDYCDFVSADRTESLQHLKDEVHKSCSKCKAMFYKKKLKADSVITEMAIKNEGKEFYSKLATCSKCFTVFPDIYSCSNHFVRLHNEKSLPCYAISDVVDYKKVLIPGDSVCQKCGLHCEKQKNLNTHYGQFQHYPFDKPISSEVRLLFTCPICQKYFYAFLLAKAHILDHGLTKPSSSYTLNLAYYKLCDPKVTLLPLTDAKETETLTKTKKKRERVRVRPQKKKKSQLDAD, encoded by the coding sequence GATCATTACCCAGTAATATGCCAAATTTCTTGGATCATTATGCTGGTCCCTACCCTATTCATCAGCTGGTCGCTGCTCAAAGAACTCTCATTTATGGCTTCAACAACAAGAGTTCTAAAATATTTGATCGTATCTATAAAGTGATGCTCAGAGAAAATTGTAGAAGCGCTGCACCACTAAACAATGAAGTATATTCTTCTGATGGATTTCAATACACTTTGAGTAGCTCCTCACAGCCAGAGCAAAAGAGAAAGGCACCGGTAGACGATGATTCTTCCTTATCAATCAACATTGACCATCAAGATCCGCCTGccaaaaacataaaattaaaaaagtcTAAGGCTTTAGAAAATAACAGTCTACAGATAGAAAGTTCCAAACTACTTGTCTGCTACAAATGTGATTATTGTGACTTTGTCTCTGCAGACAGAACAGAATCGTTGCAACATTTGAAAGATGAGGTGCATAAAAGCTGCAGCAAGTGTAAAGCTATGTTCTATAAAAAGAAACTCAAAGCGGATTCTGTTATAACTGAGATGGCTATTAAAAATGAAGGTAAAGAATTCTACTCTAAACTAGCTACATGTTCAAAATGTTTTACTGTGTTTCCGGATATATATTCATGTTCCAATCATTTTGTAAGATTGCACAATGAAAAGAGTCTGCCTTGTTACGCGATATCTGATGTTGTTGACTACAAAAAGGTCCTGATTCCTGGAGACAGTGTTTGCCAAAAATGTGGCCTACattgtgaaaaacaaaagaatcttAATACACATTATGGGCAGTTTCAACATTATCCATTTGACAAGCCAATCTCCTCAGAAGTACGATTGCTGTTTACATGTCCCATTTGTCAAAAATACTTTTATGCATTTCTACTTGCCAAAGCACACATCCTGGACCACGGTTTGACTAAACCCTCTTCGTCATATACCCTCAACCTAGCTTACTATAAACTTTGCGACCCAAAAGTAACTTTGCTTCCGTTAACAGATGCAAAGGAAACAGAGACATTaactaaaacaaagaaaaaaagagaaagagtaagagtaagaccccaaaaaaagaaaaagtcacaACTAGATGCAGATTGA
- the LOC115217333 gene encoding uncharacterized protein LOC115217333 isoform X2: MPNFLDHYAGPYPIHQLVAAQRTLIYGFNNKSSKIFDRIYKVMLRENCRSAAPLNNEVYSSDGFQYTLSSSSQPEQKRKAPVDDDSSLSINIDHQDPPAKNIKLKKSKALENNSLQIESSKLLVCYKCDYCDFVSADRTESLQHLKDEVHKSCSKCKAMFYKKKLKADSVITEMAIKNEGKEFYSKLATCSKCFTVFPDIYSCSNHFVRLHNEKSLPCYAISDVVDYKKVLIPGDSVCQKCGLHCEKQKNLNTHYGQFQHYPFDKPISSEVRLLFTCPICQKYFYAFLLAKAHILDHGLTKPSSSYTLNLAYYKLCDPKVTLLPLTDAKETETLTKTKKKRERVRVRPQKKKKSQLDAD, from the coding sequence ATGCCAAATTTCTTGGATCATTATGCTGGTCCCTACCCTATTCATCAGCTGGTCGCTGCTCAAAGAACTCTCATTTATGGCTTCAACAACAAGAGTTCTAAAATATTTGATCGTATCTATAAAGTGATGCTCAGAGAAAATTGTAGAAGCGCTGCACCACTAAACAATGAAGTATATTCTTCTGATGGATTTCAATACACTTTGAGTAGCTCCTCACAGCCAGAGCAAAAGAGAAAGGCACCGGTAGACGATGATTCTTCCTTATCAATCAACATTGACCATCAAGATCCGCCTGccaaaaacataaaattaaaaaagtcTAAGGCTTTAGAAAATAACAGTCTACAGATAGAAAGTTCCAAACTACTTGTCTGCTACAAATGTGATTATTGTGACTTTGTCTCTGCAGACAGAACAGAATCGTTGCAACATTTGAAAGATGAGGTGCATAAAAGCTGCAGCAAGTGTAAAGCTATGTTCTATAAAAAGAAACTCAAAGCGGATTCTGTTATAACTGAGATGGCTATTAAAAATGAAGGTAAAGAATTCTACTCTAAACTAGCTACATGTTCAAAATGTTTTACTGTGTTTCCGGATATATATTCATGTTCCAATCATTTTGTAAGATTGCACAATGAAAAGAGTCTGCCTTGTTACGCGATATCTGATGTTGTTGACTACAAAAAGGTCCTGATTCCTGGAGACAGTGTTTGCCAAAAATGTGGCCTACattgtgaaaaacaaaagaatcttAATACACATTATGGGCAGTTTCAACATTATCCATTTGACAAGCCAATCTCCTCAGAAGTACGATTGCTGTTTACATGTCCCATTTGTCAAAAATACTTTTATGCATTTCTACTTGCCAAAGCACACATCCTGGACCACGGTTTGACTAAACCCTCTTCGTCATATACCCTCAACCTAGCTTACTATAAACTTTGCGACCCAAAAGTAACTTTGCTTCCGTTAACAGATGCAAAGGAAACAGAGACATTaactaaaacaaagaaaaaaagagaaagagtaagagtaagaccccaaaaaaagaaaaagtcacaACTAGATGCAGATTGA